The Monomorium pharaonis isolate MP-MQ-018 chromosome 5, ASM1337386v2, whole genome shotgun sequence genome includes a window with the following:
- the LOC105840247 gene encoding cytochrome P450 6k1, which yields MVLAVLIEALIVILSVVYIYYKYVIFNFWRKRNVFYVEPVVPTGNVTPLVTGKTQVGVLYQNAYMKYKHHRAFGMYSFYKPNLVIADPDLIRTVLTKEFNSFHDRGMFCNEEIDPLIGNLFFMAGKRWRNMRAKMTPTFTSGKIKQMFFILKECGEKLAKHLESKAQIKESIEVKDTFARYTTDVIMSAAFGIKSNCIEEPNNEYRIQGDKIFNMNSITIAMAMYAPQIMKFFSIPFTTPSVTKFYINMFKETVEYRQTNNIVRHDFVNLLIQLMERGYVDPEDDNKTTNKSSTINKLTMTEATAQSYVFFAAGFETSATTMTFAMYELSQHQDIQDKLRKEIDEMLEKHGDPTYDVVNNMSYLHKVISETLRKYPPLPILQRICTKEIVLPTMNIHVPKGTLITIPVLGLHRDPSIYLNPDKFDPERFNADEVKKRHSYAYMPFGEGPRNCIGLRFGYLQTKVGLVSLLSKYKFKLHSRTPVPLTYSEGSAILSAKSGVHLIIERR from the exons atggtaCTTGCGGTATTAATAGAAgctttaattgttattttaagtgtcgtatacatttattataaatatgtgatatttaatttctggcgcaagagaaatgttttttacgtTGAACCTGTTGTACCAACTGGAAATGTAACACCTCTCGTAACTGGAAAAACGCAAGTAG GCGTACTTTATCAAAATGCCTACATGAAATATAAACATCATCGCGCATTTGGAATGTATTCATTTTATAAACCTAATTTAGTAATCGCCGATCCCGATCTTATACGGACGGTATTGACAAAGGAATTCAACAGTTTTCATGACCGTGGAATGTTTTGCAACGAAGAAATTGATCCATTAATTggcaatttgttttttatggcTGGAAAAAGATGGAGAAATATGCGCGCCAAGATGACACCAACATTTACTTCAGGAAAAATTAagcaaatgttttttattcttaaggAATGTGGCGAAAAACTGGCAAAGCATCTGGAAAGTAAGGCTCAAATAAAAGAGTCTATCGAAGTAAAAGATACATTTGCAag ATATACAACGGACGTAATCATGTCAGCAGCTTTTGGTATCAAATCTAATTGTATAGAGGAACCGAATAATGAATATCGAATCCAGGGAgacaaaattttcaacatGAATTCAATTACGATTGCCATGGCTATGTATGCGCCGCAAATTAtgaaattcttttctattcCTTTCACGACACCATCTGTcacgaaattttatataaatatgtttaaagagACTGTAGAATATAGGCAAACTAATAATATCGTTAGACACGACTTTGTCAATTTGCTCATACAACTGATGGAAAGGGGCTACGTCGATCCTGAAGATGACAATAAGACTACCAACAAATCat CAACCATAAATAAACTTACGATGACAGAAGCTACTGCACAAAGTTATGTCTTCTTCGCAGCTGGCTTTGAAACCTCCGCAACGACGATGACATTTGCCATGTACGAATTATCTCAACATCAAGATATTCAGGATAAACTTCGAAAGGAAATCGATGAAATGTTAGAAAAACATGGTGATCCGACCTATGACGTTGTGAATAATATGTCATACCTTCACAAAGTAATAAGTG AGACTTTAAGGAAATATCCACCTCTTCCTATTTTGCAACGCATCTGCACTAAAGAAATAGTCTTACCGACAATGAACATTCACGTCCCAAAAGGGACGTTAATAACTATACCTGTACTTGGATTACATCGAGATCCATCGATATATCTAAATCCGGATAAATTTGATCCTGAACGCTTCAACGCAGacgaagtaaaaaaaaggcaTTCTTACGCTTACATGCCATTCGGGGAAGGACCACGAAACTGCATTG GTTTACGATTTGGATACTTACAAACAAAAGTTGGCCTTGTGAGTCTTCTATCGAAATACAAGTTCAAGCTTCATTCCCGGACTCCGGTCCCGCTTACTTATAGTGAAGGATCTGCAATTCTCTCAGCAAAAAGTGGTGTACATCTTATTATTGAGCgacgataa